From a single Pseudophryne corroboree isolate aPseCor3 chromosome 6, aPseCor3.hap2, whole genome shotgun sequence genomic region:
- the LOC134933734 gene encoding NADH-cytochrome b5 reductase 3, with protein MGAQISTLGRIVGYPFYLVFAVFRRLFGKPLPAITLESADIKYPLRLIDKEVISHDTRRFRFALPSPKHILGLPIGQHIYLSARIDGNLVVRPYTPVSSDDDKGYVDLVVKIYFKGVHPKFPDGGKMSQYLEGLKIDETIDFRGPSGLLTYDGKGVFKIRPDKKSPAVEQKVTKLGMIAGGTGITPMLQLIRAIMKDKDDKTVCYLIFANQTEQDILLRSELEEVEANNTRFKLWYTLDRAPEKWDYSQGFVNEDMIKSFLPPPGDDVLILMCGPPPMIQYAINPSLDKLGYHQQRRFAY; from the exons CTGGGGAGGATCGTGGGGTACCCCTTCTACCTCGTCTTTGCCGTGTTCCGGAGGCTCTTTGGGAAGCCTCTTCCGGCCATCACCTTGGAGAGCGCAGATATAAAATACCCCCTGAGGCTCATTGACAAAGAG GTCATCAGCCATGACACACGAAGGTTCCGATTCGCTCTGCCGTCTCCGAAGCATATTCTGGGCCTCCCCATCG GACAACACATTTACCTGTCGGCCAGGATAGATGGGAATCTGGTGGTCAGGCCCTACACGCCGGTCTCCAGTGACGATGATAAAGGCTATGTGGATCTGGTGGTGAAG ATATACTTTAAGGGAGTCCATCCAAAATTCCCCGATGGTGGTAAAATGTCCCAGTATCTAGAAGGACTGAAGATAGACGAGACCATTGATTTCAGGGGACCCAGTGGATTGCTGACCTACGATGGAAAAG GAGTTTTCAAAATACGTCCAGACAAGAAGTCTCCGGCAGTTGAACAGAAGGTGACGAAGTTGGGAATGATTGCTGGTGGGACAG gAATTACCCCAATGCTCCAGCTCATCCGTGCCATCATGAAGGACAAAGACGACAAGACTGTCTGCTACCTGATATTTGCTAACCAG ACCGAGCAGGACATCCTGTTACGAAGCGAGCTGGAGGAGGTGGAGGCCAATAATACCAGGTTCAAGCTGTGGTACACGCTGGACCGTGCTCCTGAGA AGTGGGATTACAGCCAAGGCTTCGTTAATGAGGATATGATTAAGTCCTTCTTGCCGCCCCCCGGGGATGACGTCTTAATCCTGATGTGCGGCCCTCCTCCCATGATCCAGTATGCGATTAACCCCAGTCTGGACAAGCTGGGCTACCACCAGCAGAGGAGATTTGCCTACTAG